A window from Sphingobium sp. EM0848 encodes these proteins:
- a CDS encoding NAD(P)/FAD-dependent oxidoreductase, whose product MLRLSGLKLPLDHPAEAMPVAICERLGLAPQELLSHVVVRRGNDARRKNAIQLVYTVDVEVTDEAGVLERFAKDHDVRPRPDTDYKFVARAPAGWSGKRPVVIGAGPCGLFAGLILAQMGFRPIILDRGKVVRERTKDTWGLWRRAELNPDSNVQFGEGGAGTFSDGKLYCRVKDPRFLGRKVLEEFVAAGAPDDILTEAHPHIGTFRLVSMVESMRRQIEALGGEYRWQHRVDELELERQGDGTRRLRGLHLADGSFIEADHVVLAVGHSARPTFEMLHAKGVHIGAKPFSIGVRIEHPQSWIDRARYGNCAGHPLLGAAAYSLAHHCGNGRTVYSFCMCPGGRVVAATSEEGRVVTNGMSQYSRAEFNANSGLVVGIDPERDYPGGPLAGIELQRHWESMAFVAGGESYHAPGQTVGDFLAGRPSTELGQVIPSYKPGVAMTDLSRCLPDFVLEAFREAIPVFGRQIANYDHPDAVMTGVETRTSSPIRITRGKDYQSLNVAGLYPAGEGAGYAGGILSAAIDGIKVAEAVGLGIMAG is encoded by the coding sequence ATGTTGCGCCTTTCCGGATTGAAACTGCCCCTCGACCACCCCGCCGAGGCGATGCCCGTCGCCATTTGCGAGCGCCTTGGCCTCGCGCCGCAGGAGCTGCTCAGCCATGTCGTGGTACGTCGCGGCAATGATGCGCGGCGCAAGAATGCGATCCAGCTCGTCTATACCGTCGATGTCGAGGTGACGGACGAAGCCGGGGTGCTGGAGCGGTTCGCGAAGGACCATGATGTCCGGCCGCGCCCGGATACCGACTATAAATTCGTGGCAAGAGCGCCTGCGGGCTGGTCAGGCAAGCGACCCGTCGTCATCGGGGCAGGGCCATGCGGGCTGTTCGCGGGGTTGATCCTCGCGCAAATGGGGTTCCGTCCGATCATCCTCGACCGGGGCAAGGTGGTGCGGGAACGAACCAAGGATACCTGGGGCCTGTGGCGCCGCGCCGAACTCAATCCCGACAGCAATGTGCAGTTCGGGGAGGGCGGGGCGGGCACCTTCTCCGACGGCAAGCTTTATTGCCGGGTGAAGGACCCGCGTTTTCTGGGCCGCAAGGTGCTGGAGGAATTTGTCGCGGCGGGCGCGCCCGACGACATATTGACCGAGGCGCATCCGCATATCGGCACGTTCCGCCTCGTTTCGATGGTGGAATCGATGCGCCGCCAGATCGAGGCGCTGGGCGGCGAATATCGCTGGCAGCATCGCGTCGATGAACTGGAACTGGAGCGGCAGGGCGACGGCACGCGGCGGCTGCGCGGCCTGCATCTGGCGGACGGTAGCTTCATCGAGGCGGATCATGTCGTCCTGGCGGTGGGCCACAGCGCCCGCCCGACCTTTGAGATGCTCCACGCGAAGGGCGTGCATATCGGGGCGAAGCCCTTTTCCATCGGCGTGCGGATCGAACATCCGCAAAGCTGGATCGACCGGGCGCGCTACGGCAATTGCGCGGGGCATCCGCTGCTGGGCGCGGCGGCCTACAGCCTCGCCCATCATTGCGGCAACGGTCGCACGGTCTACAGCTTCTGCATGTGTCCGGGCGGGCGGGTCGTGGCGGCGACTTCCGAAGAGGGGCGCGTCGTCACCAATGGCATGAGCCAATATTCGCGGGCCGAATTCAACGCCAATTCGGGCCTTGTCGTCGGTATCGACCCGGAGCGCGACTATCCGGGTGGGCCGCTGGCGGGGATCGAATTGCAGCGCCATTGGGAGTCCATGGCCTTTGTCGCGGGCGGGGAATCCTATCATGCGCCGGGCCAGACAGTGGGGGATTTCCTCGCCGGGCGGCCTTCGACCGAATTGGGTCAGGTCATTCCGTCCTACAAGCCGGGGGTCGCCATGACCGACCTGTCACGCTGCCTCCCCGACTTTGTGCTGGAGGCGTTTCGCGAGGCGATCCCGGTTTTCGGGCGGCAGATCGCCAATTACGACCACCCCGATGCGGTAATGACGGGGGTGGAAACGCGCACCTCTTCCCCCATCCGCATCACACGCGGCAAGGATTATCAGAGCCTCAATGTCGCGGGCCTGTATCCGGCGGGCGAGGGGGCGGGCTATGCGGGGGGAATCCTCTCCGCCGCGATCGACGGCATCAAGGTGGCCGAAGCGGTGGGCCTTGGCATCATGGCAGGCTGA
- a CDS encoding energy transducer TonB, with protein MQAKPLIVALCSSLLFSTGVSARQTGDQLTVVASPEQEVTYKKWSNRTETRLTSSIRRAANSDPDRSAIGYSRVLFRLDGAGRPQAIALAQPSTSRSIDRISVKAVRTMGRLTPLPQGIANDSKFEAWIVVANDAWQRDDMMNQLRADHHARVLAQATGEQPVLIAAR; from the coding sequence ATGCAAGCCAAGCCCTTGATCGTGGCGCTTTGCTCATCCCTGCTGTTTTCAACAGGGGTCAGTGCCAGACAAACGGGGGACCAGTTGACTGTGGTCGCGTCACCCGAACAGGAAGTCACTTACAAGAAATGGTCGAACCGGACCGAGACCCGGTTGACCAGCAGCATCCGCCGGGCGGCCAATTCCGACCCGGATCGCAGTGCCATCGGCTATAGCCGGGTCCTGTTCCGGCTGGATGGTGCGGGGCGGCCACAGGCCATCGCCCTTGCCCAGCCCTCTACATCGCGCTCCATCGACCGGATATCGGTGAAGGCGGTCAGGACCATGGGCAGGCTGACCCCGCTGCCGCAGGGGATCGCCAATGATTCCAAGTTCGAGGCCTGGATCGTCGTCGCCAACGATGCCTGGCAGAGGGACGATATGATGAACCAGCTGCGTGCGGATCATCATGCGCGGGTCCTGGCGCAGGCGACTGGGGAGCAGCCAGTCCTGATCGCGGCGCGCTGA